DNA sequence from the Treponema sp. OMZ 838 genome:
GGCCGATATTCATGCCGGACTTTATCAGTTGCTTTTTTGATATGTCGGGGCTTACGGAAATAATCTCCCACATTGCCGATGAGATGGACATTGCCACATCCATCACCGCGCCGAGTGCACCAATCATAATACCTGCAAACAACAAACCTTGATAGTCAATCCTACGGTGCTGCGGTATAAAGGCAAGCATTTGCGCGTCCTCATTTCCAAGCCCTGTCAGCATGAGTACCTTACCGGCAATAAATGCGAATATCCCTGCGATGATAACACCGCCGATTGTACCTATGATAGCCGTATATGTTTTTTTATTGCTGCCGCTGATGATCAGCAGCGTGATAACCGTTGCTGAACTGCATACGGCGAGCGCCAATAAGATCGGGTTAAAACCCCGTATAATGCACGGGAGAAAAATACCGAAAATAAGACCTACGGTAATACCGAGCGTAATCAGTGCTTTAAGGCCGTTTTTTTTGCCGACGATAATAAGTGCTGCCGCAAAGATTACGATGAGTGCATAGACTTTTGTGTCCCGTGCACGCTCATAGATTTTTAAGTTTATTATCTTTCCGGTTTCTTCATCTTCGTCCACCTGCAGTATCATTTTTTCATGGACACGGAAGATAAGCCGGTACGGAATTGCCAGTTCAATAGTGTTGCGGACGGTATACACTTCGCCCTTATGCTTGCCGGTTAAAATTTCTATTTTTAAATGCTGATACCGGAAGTCGGATTCAATCGGAACATCCGGCCTGCTTTCCGCAAGGTCATCATATACGATTTCAATGACGCGCGCTTTTACCACCTGATTCTTCGGCAAATTAAGTTGCGTGTCGTAATATTCCGCCAATCCTTTATCTTTTGAATCGGTGTCTGCCTCTGCAAATACGGGGATTTGCGCTGTAAGCATAATTGTAAGGATAAAAAAAAGAAAATAAAAGACCGTTTGATTTTTTGCTGCATGACGAATACCAAAAAGAAAAACAAGCAATGTATGCGAACATACATTGCTTGTTTCATTGTGTATAAGGACTCCCTTTTATTTTTTACTGATATCTTTGATGTAATCCGGAGCTTTCGGCGTAATTGTTTTTGCCGCTTTAATTTCGTCGATTAAAGCATCACGAATCGGAACGTATGTTTCGACGACGTTCGTTGCCTTCGAGAAATCGTATTTATCGCCGCCGGTAAACATAAAGTCGTTGACAACAACCTTATATGTTTTGTTCATATCGAGCGGAGTTCCATCGGCTAATGCGATAGAAGTTACTCTGCTTTCAAAAGGTTTGGTGCCGTCGTATTCAACCTTTAATCCTGCAAACTGTCCGTCTGTGATATTCGGGTTCATAATACCGTGATCAATTGCCTTTTTGATTTCCGAACCGGGAAGATCGAACACTACCAAGTAGTTGTCGAACGGCATAATTTCGTACAGATCGCCGACGGTAATATTTCCCGCTGCAAGCGTTCTGCGTAATCCGCCGCCGTTTTGGATGGCGATATCCGCTTTACCTACTTTCCGCTGAGCTTCGGAAGCCCATACGCCGAGCAAGGTGTTGCTACCTTTTTCACTTCTTTCGTGGGTAAATTCACCGGCAGCGGTGCCGATTACTTTGCCTAAGATCGGTTTTAAGTCAGCTTCGTATTTTGCATGCACAGCTTTGCCTACTTCATCTTCGACGATAGTGTCTTTATGCTTCCAAATTTCATCAAGAGCAGGGGTGATGGATGCAATTTTCTTATTTTTATCGAATGTGATACTGAGTTTTCCGACTGCGCGGCCATAGCAGTATGCCTGCATAATCGGCATACCGCCTGCAACCCCTTGTACCGGCCGGTGGCTGTGAGCTGATAATATCGCGTTTAAACCCTTAATTTTAGCAAGGGCAACTGCATTTCCGGTAATTTCTTCACCTTTCTGATCCGAATCGATGTGCGTCAATGCGATGATGACATCCGGTTTCCCTTCTTTTGCTTTTCCGGCCAAAAGGTAATCAACCCATTGCTGTCCGGCGCTCACAGGATCGGTAAAGTCCAATCCGCTGACATGTTCGGCTTTTGTTAAAGTGACCGTGTCGGGATGTGCTAAACCAATAAATGCAACCTTATAACCGCCTTTAGTGATAATCATGTACGGTTTTGCCCACGAGACAGGCTTCTTGGTGTTTTTATCAACGATATTTGCCGCCAAGAAGGTGAAGCCGCCGTCTTTTTGCCATTGGGTCATGTGCGTTACGCCCCAGTCAAACTCGTGGTTTCCGACTGCGCATACCGATACGCCCATTGCCTTCATCATTGCGGAAACCGGTGCACCGTAGGTCAAATTGGAAATTGCAGTACCTTGATAGTTATCACCGCCCGCTACGACAATCGTATTCGGGTTTTCCCTTTGTGCGGTGTGCACATAGCCGAGCAGCTTTGCCATACCGGCATTTTTCCCTTTACCGGGACGGGTATCTTCCGCGACATTGCCGTGGAAGTCGTTGAATAGAAGCACATCCACTTGATTGGCCGGCGCTGTTGCTTCAATAGCGCTGTATTGCTTTGATACAGCTGCCGGAGCGGATTCGGTTGTTTTACACGACGGGAACAGCATAAATGCAGCCGCCAGAACAACGAACAGTGTTTTAAAAACTTTTTTCTGTGTCATTTGCATACTCCTTATGTTCTTTAGTGTAAAACGGATAGAAAAAAATGCAAGGAAAAAAGAGAGAAAAAGTTATAAGGAAAAACCTCTATAAACTATGGCGTAGATAAAAAGATATGGCGTTATTGTATACAGACTGGATTTCTTATGTTAATTAAGAATGATATGCCGTATAATATCATGCACATAGGAATAAACATGAAAATAAATGAAGTGCTTAAAGATTTACAGCTCAATTGGCAAACAGAGCTGCAAAAAGATGAATGGTTTTTTGCAAAAGCACGGGATAAAATAGATACTGCATTTACTGCAGAAGATACTTTTAGCGCTATAATGGAAGTTGTGTTTTTTATACAGTCTGAAACAAACCCCTATTTATGTACCGAATGTGTTGAGCTTTTGTATTCACTTATACGAAAAAGTGATACCACAGAAATTCCTCAAGGCTTCCTTCAAAACCTTCATGTTTTGAAGGAAAAACTCGCAAAAGATACGTACTCATTAAATATCTTACAAGAAATTGAAGCTCACTATAGAATATGAAGGTCGTTTTCGGCCAAAGAAGCTGATCCCCCAACGTTACAGATTGCGGCTGCGAGCGATGGAAAATCTTTTCCATTAGTCGGTAAAGAGGGTGTTGATTTGTTTGCTGTATAACGACGTAATCTTATAGCGCATGATATCTTGCTTTGCCGAAAGTTCCACACCTGCTTCAAAAGGTTTGGCAAGGAGCGCAAAACGATTAATCCGTTCAAACAGCTTAAAACCATTTTCATGGTTTATCAACGAAGCAATTTGCCGTTCAAAAAGTTTTTTGATCTCCGGCTTTTCCAACAGTTCCGAAAGCGAATCTGCGGCTACTCCTTGTTCTGCTGCATGGCTTTTTACTTCCGCTTCATCCGCAACGATGAGTGCGCCTAAAAAGCGCTGATCCTGCCCGAGAACTACGGCTTGCGCAATGAATGGCGATTCTTGCAGCTTCATTTCAATCGGTACCGGCTCGATGTTTTCTCCGCCGCGCAGTACAATCGTATCCTTTTTTCTGCCGCGTAGGATAAGTTCGCCGTCAAGCGTTTTAAATCCGAGGTCGCCGCTATCGAACCAACCGTCTTTATCGATGACCGCATCGGTTAAATCCTGCCGTTTGTAATACCCCTTCATAACACTGGTGCCGCGGATCATTACCGTACCGAGTTGGCCTACCGGCAGCTCTTTCCCGTTGTCATCGACAATCTTTACCGCCGTACACGACAGCGGCTTCCCGATAGTGCCGAATACGGGGCGTCCGAGCGGGCGAACCGACACAACCGGTGCCGTTTCAGTTAAACCGTAGCCTTCGGTAACGCTTACACCGATAGCCCAGAAGAAAGCATCGATATTCGGCGGTAGCGCACCGCCGCCTGAAACTCCTTGCCGGAAGCCGGTACCGAGTTTGGTACGGATCTTTTTAAACACAAGCGCATTGCCCAGCGCATAGAGCGGCAGGGAGAAAAGATAGGGTATAAAGGAAATAATAGGACGGGTGATCTTTGTATAAGGCACAAAGTGCGGATTTTGCCCTGTTACATTCCGCGCATGGTGTGCATGGAACAAGCCTACCGCGACAAAGAAGTTGAACAGTTTTTGCTTAATGCCGCCAGCCTGCTTCATTGCCTTAAAAACACCGGTATAGACGGATTCCCATATACGCGGTACCGACGGGAACAGTGCCGGATTGGTTTTTGCGATATCTGCAAGCAGGATGCTTCCCACCGGTTTAGAGTATACCATTCCCGCAGCAGAAGCCAAAATAACGTATTCGCAGAGCCGCTCAAAGCTATGCCATACCGGCAGAACCACAATGGCCTTTTCGCCGGGATAGAGGATAACTCTTGTTTTAAGATCATCCAGCTGCACGGCAAAGTTTTTATGCGTCAGCATAACGCCCTTAGGTTCGCCTGTCGTACCGGAGGTAAAAATGATCGTAGCAACTTCCGTATCGCTGCCTTTTTCCAGCTCCCGTTCAACCGCTTCGGGGTGTTCTTTCCGATATGCCATACCCCGTTCGATAATCTCATCATAGCTGTACATTGCAAAGCGGAAAATGTCACCCTTTGTTTTGAGCTCTTCATCTTGAATATCAAAAGGATCAAAAACAATGAGCGTTTTGAGCAGCGGGAACTGTTGCTGATTTTTCAGAATTTTTATGAATTGATCCCGATTTTCTATGACAGCAGCCGTACATTCAGCGAAAGATAAAATGCGTACTAAATCCTGTTCGGTTGCATCACAGCCGCGCGGAACATCAGCAGCTCCGATCGCCATAATCCCCATACTGGCATGGTACCATTCTTTCCGGTTATCTGCGATAAGGCCGACTCTATCGCCCCGCGTGATGCCGAGGGATAACAGCCCGCCTGCGAAACTCAATACCCGATCAAAAACATCGGTGTAGGAGAGCGGATTAAAATCGCCTTGCTCATTCTTTGAATATTGAGCGGCAATATTCGGATGCTTTTTTGCAATTTGTTGCAACAATTGCGGCATTGTGATGTCGTTCATGCCGAAACGCTAGCACAAAAGAAAAAATCAGTCAAGTAAAAGGCAACCTCATCAGACGGTCTTCGGATATTCCCGCAAAATAAAGAGGATGTTCAAGACGTATGATTGACGGCAAAGAGGTTTCCTCTTACAATGAAAAGAAAAGGAGCTAACGTATGGATGATTGTATTTTTTGTAAGATTATTAAAGGTGAAATTCCATGCATGAAAATTTATGAAGATGAATATACGATTGTCTTTATGGATATTGCAAAAGATGTTGACGGTCACATGCTGGTCGTCCCCAAAAAACATGTTACGAATATCTTGGATGCGGATGAAGCAACGCTCCAGCATGTAATGGATACGGTAAAAAAGGTCGCGAACCATTGCGTGACTGACTGCGGATATGAAGGTATCAATATGCTGAATGCAAATAACCAATGCGCAGGCCAGACGGTTTTTCATTTGCATATACACCTTATTCCGCGGAAATCAGGTGACGCCGTTCCGAGTTTCCCGAAATTCGGCGGAGCTGTACATCCGCTCGAAGAAACGTATAAAAGACTCAAGATGTAAAGCGCACCGCTGCCGGAT
Encoded proteins:
- a CDS encoding HIT family protein; amino-acid sequence: MDDCIFCKIIKGEIPCMKIYEDEYTIVFMDIAKDVDGHMLVVPKKHVTNILDADEATLQHVMDTVKKVANHCVTDCGYEGINMLNANNQCAGQTVFHLHIHLIPRKSGDAVPSFPKFGGAVHPLEETYKRLKM
- a CDS encoding 5'-nucleotidase C-terminal domain-containing protein, which translates into the protein MTQKKVFKTLFVVLAAAFMLFPSCKTTESAPAAVSKQYSAIEATAPANQVDVLLFNDFHGNVAEDTRPGKGKNAGMAKLLGYVHTAQRENPNTIVVAGGDNYQGTAISNLTYGAPVSAMMKAMGVSVCAVGNHEFDWGVTHMTQWQKDGGFTFLAANIVDKNTKKPVSWAKPYMIITKGGYKVAFIGLAHPDTVTLTKAEHVSGLDFTDPVSAGQQWVDYLLAGKAKEGKPDVIIALTHIDSDQKGEEITGNAVALAKIKGLNAILSAHSHRPVQGVAGGMPIMQAYCYGRAVGKLSITFDKNKKIASITPALDEIWKHKDTIVEDEVGKAVHAKYEADLKPILGKVIGTAAGEFTHERSEKGSNTLLGVWASEAQRKVGKADIAIQNGGGLRRTLAAGNITVGDLYEIMPFDNYLVVFDLPGSEIKKAIDHGIMNPNITDGQFAGLKVEYDGTKPFESRVTSIALADGTPLDMNKTYKVVVNDFMFTGGDKYDFSKATNVVETYVPIRDALIDEIKAAKTITPKAPDYIKDISKK
- a CDS encoding YibE/F family protein, which encodes MLTAQIPVFAEADTDSKDKGLAEYYDTQLNLPKNQVVKARVIEIVYDDLAESRPDVPIESDFRYQHLKIEILTGKHKGEVYTVRNTIELAIPYRLIFRVHEKMILQVDEDEETGKIINLKIYERARDTKVYALIVIFAAALIIVGKKNGLKALITLGITVGLIFGIFLPCIIRGFNPILLALAVCSSATVITLLIISGSNKKTYTAIIGTIGGVIIAGIFAFIAGKVLMLTGLGNEDAQMLAFIPQHRRIDYQGLLFAGIMIGALGAVMDVAMSISSAMWEIISVSPDISKKQLIKSGMNIGRDIIGSMSNTLILAYVSTSIPVLLLFILFSNGFTEIINLELLASEVLRAVAGSIGLICTIPITVRLVGRWHHTS
- a CDS encoding long-chain fatty acid--CoA ligase, whose protein sequence is MNDITMPQLLQQIAKKHPNIAAQYSKNEQGDFNPLSYTDVFDRVLSFAGGLLSLGITRGDRVGLIADNRKEWYHASMGIMAIGAADVPRGCDATEQDLVRILSFAECTAAVIENRDQFIKILKNQQQFPLLKTLIVFDPFDIQDEELKTKGDIFRFAMYSYDEIIERGMAYRKEHPEAVERELEKGSDTEVATIIFTSGTTGEPKGVMLTHKNFAVQLDDLKTRVILYPGEKAIVVLPVWHSFERLCEYVILASAAGMVYSKPVGSILLADIAKTNPALFPSVPRIWESVYTGVFKAMKQAGGIKQKLFNFFVAVGLFHAHHARNVTGQNPHFVPYTKITRPIISFIPYLFSLPLYALGNALVFKKIRTKLGTGFRQGVSGGGALPPNIDAFFWAIGVSVTEGYGLTETAPVVSVRPLGRPVFGTIGKPLSCTAVKIVDDNGKELPVGQLGTVMIRGTSVMKGYYKRQDLTDAVIDKDGWFDSGDLGFKTLDGELILRGRKKDTIVLRGGENIEPVPIEMKLQESPFIAQAVVLGQDQRFLGALIVADEAEVKSHAAEQGVAADSLSELLEKPEIKKLFERQIASLINHENGFKLFERINRFALLAKPFEAGVELSAKQDIMRYKITSLYSKQINTLFTD